A window of the Cryptosporidium parvum Iowa II chromosome 7, whole genome shotgun sequence genome harbors these coding sequences:
- a CDS encoding nuclear pore protein RBP16/17 (RAN binding protein 16/17) — protein sequence NCRGDVNQQKQAHEVLLPLTCNLGCLTQLQALLAQSSNPHALMFAATGLSKLFTSCWAQIPDNQKEETKTFLLNYLYKCGPDMLRSAPYLVGHYVRLLAQLVKFGLLDSLSPRPTITDQVGQFLSASTSHWIIGLIIFTTLTQEMQTSTGLYFAKYRRAAILFRDTSLPVIFQIAIKTLRQFHLGSVSVSTQHEEYRLLRQVLQLTLCCLSYDFMGTVPDETSEEQNTVMIPHSWTILREEYIPIIFFDIYAKCCSPNSSMPDCASICLQCLILYSSVRRSFFPTQADRTRSLAALMTGTAGIIQTKMGLEHESCYHELCRLLGKLNTANQLTELSSSEAFGLWIDQVYNFTIKSLEEWSVLPNSKHYLLGLWSHMVIPLLYQGDRAPQNLEKYIHHITVTFIQSRMKLAEAIARGSDVEDPLESEVARTEQLDVLSQLSRCQYHETAEFIVQLFEQVTDAAKNGSISQDCFISQITWCVYMHGALIGGHSIKLRRPLLPSGSSSSSGTSRPDQKNQVSHHVLNGKLARLVFGLSQQTDQLPETPESLELAYLYFLEQFRKVCLGDYAKQFIQPETEDATLASILGVQSDDDVLSLIISKIGRNLQAKSNMESVVQKTLSLFHELVAGISIVQYTDRTTHLIVSGRLLLKNEQVKKILCNHASPEFAFLNNPRYGRHRTSYYFTLSKLLFLESKEEEPGTQPITTFEDFMKPLEKVFTLIWDEIILGNNSSNGGGYNIGQFRVPLMALARDLRGICMACVGPESYNQLFNWLVNRPKQLGQSRIHLFTWAADKLWEDSDVMNALLKFMAEFVDNKSQRINFDKASPNGILLFKEVSSLICTYGSRILSKPDSSFQNIYKEKYKGLATTLAMLCHALSGGYTNFGVFEVYQDQSLENALQLACRMCLVIPEHDLQSYIKSLKSYYEFLELATRCFMSTFITSLEPQNLATICYSIESGLCAVDNVVLLACCATLDHFVSFIFTTLEKEKIVLPNGMGVSRNNDNMNYELGGGSPSLVQQGSTPEGKAVYRFMTEQPNALIRIMQLMFNLITTGDLSTWTFSRSLLGMILLFNNEFQNIQQQLINQQVDEKKAKYQSLIQDLLKGTDGTLSAVSKDAFTRNLHFFAHSIRSNSL from the coding sequence AATTGCAGGGGAGATGTGAATCAGCAAAAACAGGCTCACGAGGTTTTGCTTCCCTTGACATGTAATCTTGGATGTCTGACTCAGCTCCAAGCTTTGCTTGCCCAAAGCAGCAATCCCCACGCCTTAATGTTTGCTGCAACAGGTCTTTCTAAGCTCTTTACGTCTTGTTGGGCTCAAATTCCAGATAATCAAAAAGAGGAAACCAAAacatttctattaaattaCCTCTATAAGTGTGGTCCTGATATGTTACGTTCAGCTCCTTATTTGGTTGGCCACTATGTTCGTCTTTTGGCTCAGTTGGTGAAATTCGGGCTTCTAGACTCCTTGTCTCCTAGGCCAACAATTACCGATCAAGTTGGGCAGTTTCTAAGTGCTTCCACTTCTCATTGGATCATTGGTTTAATAATCTTTACGACTTTGACTCAAGAGATGCAAACTTCTACAGGTTTATACTTTGCAAAGTATAGAAGGGCCGCAATACTATTCAGAGATACTTCTCTTCCAGTAATATTTCAGATTGCAATTAAAACTCTTCGTCAGTTCCACTTAGGAAGCGTTTCAGTTTCTACTCAGCATGAAGAGTATAGACTTCTTCGCCAGGTACTGCAATTAACCCTTTGCTGTCTTTCTTATGACTTTATGGGAACAGTACCTGATGAAACATCTGAGGAGCAGAATACAGTTATGATTCCCCATTCCTGGACAATTCTCAGGGAGGAATATATTCCCATAATATTCTTTGATATCTATGCAAAATGCTGCTCTCCGAACAGTTCCATGCCAGATTGTGCTTCAATCTGTCTCCAATGTCTCATCCTTTACTCCTCAGTTAGAAGATCCTTCTTCCCTACCCAAGCTGATAGAACTCGTTCTTTAGCAGCTCTAATGACTGGTACAGCTGGTATCATCCAAACTAAGATGGGCCTTGAACACGAGAGCTGCTATCATGAACTTTGCAGACTTTTGGGGAAGCTTAACACTGCAAACCAGCTCACAGAACTCTCGTCTTCGGAAGCATTTGGACTCTGGATAGACCAGGTTTACAATTTTACTATTAAGTCTCTTGAGGAATGGAGCGTCTTACCAAACAGTAAGCATTATCTCCTTGGTCTTTGGAGTCATATGGTTATCCCTTTACTCTACCAAGGGGATAGAGCTCCACAGAATCTTGAAAAGTATATCCATCATATAACAGTCACCTTCATCCAAAGTAGGATGAAGCTTGCTGAGGCAATTGCTAGAGGCTCGGATGTAGAAGACCCTCTGGAAAGCGAAGTTGCAAGAACTGAGCAGCTTGATGTTCTTTCTCAATTGAGTAGATGCCAATACCACGAAACTGCAGAATTCATTGTACAGCTCTTTGAACAGGTTACAGATGCAGCTAAAAACGGCAGCATTTCTCAGGATTGCtttatttctcaaattaCCTGGTGTGTGTATATGCACGGAGCTTTAATTGGAGGACATAGCATTAAGTTAAGAAGACCTTTACTCCCTAGTGGCTCTTCATCCTCATCGGGAACTAGCAGACCAGATCAGAAGAACCAGGTATCACACCATGTTTTGAACGGAAAGCTCGCTAGACTTGTCTTTGGCCTCTCTCAACAAACTGACCAACTTCCAGAGACACCTGAGTCATTAGAATTGGCCTATCTCTATTTCTTGGAGCAGTTTAGAAAGGTTTGTCTCGGAGATTACGCAAAACAATTTATTCAGCCTGAGACTGAGGACGCCACCTTGGCATCAATTCTGGGCGTCCAATCTGATGATGATGTTTTGAGCCTCATTATAAGCAAGATTGGAAGGAATCTACAAGCCAAGAGTAATATGGAGAGTGTAGTTCAAAAGACTCTTTCTCTATTTCACGAATTGGTAGCTGGGATCTCGATCGTCCAGTATACTGACAGAACTACCCATCTCATAGTTTCTGGACGACTTCTTCTCAAAAATGAACAAGTCAAGAAGATACTTTGCAACCATGCTTCTCCAGAGTTTGCTTTCCTGAACAATCCAAGATATGGTAGACATAGGACTTCTTACTATTTCACCCTATCAAAACTCTTGTTCTTAGAGTCAAAGGAGGAAGAGCCTGGAACTCAGCCTATAACAACTTTTGAAGACTTCATGAAACCTTTAGAGAAAGTTTTTACTTTGATCTGGGATGAAATAATCCTCGGAAACAATTCTTCGAATGGGGGGGGATATAATATTGGACAGTTCAGGGTTCCATTAATGGCTTTGGCAAGAGACTTAAGAGGCATTTGTATGGCTTGTGTAGGCCCTGAAAGCTACAACCAACTTTTTAATTGGTTAGTAAATCGACCTAAACAGCTTGGACAGAGTAGAATTCATCTATTCACTTGGGCAGCTGACAAACTCTGGGAGGACTCTGATGTAATGAATGCTTTGCTCAAGTTCATGGCCGAGTTTGTAGACAACAAATCCCAAAGAATAAACTTTGATAAAGCCTCTCCAAATGGAATTCTATTATTCAAAGAagtttcttcattaatttgCACTTATGGCTCCAGAATCTTATCTAAACCTGATTCATCCTTCCAGAATATCTATAAGGAAAAGTATAAAGGTTTAGCTACAACGTTAGCTATGCTCTGTCATGCTTTATCTGGAGGATATACAAATTTTGGAGTTTTTGAAGTTTATCAAGACCAATCACTGGAAAACGCTTTGCAACTTGCCTGTAGGATGTGTTTGGTGATTCCTGAGCATGATTTACAGTCATATATTAAGAGCCTCAAGTCTTATTATGAATTCTTAGAACTTGCAACTAGGTGCTTCATGTCCACATTCATCACTTCATTGGAGCCACAAAATCTTGCAACCATTTGTTACTCAATTGAATCTGGTCTGTGTGCTGTTGACAATGTGGTTCTTCTTGCCTGCTGTGCCACTTTGGATCATTTTGTAAGCTTCATTTTCACGACTCTTGAGAAGGAAAAGATTGTCCTTCCTAATGGAATGGGAGTTTCTAGAAATAACGATAATATGAATTATGAACTCGGAGGAGGAAGCCCATCTCTAGTTCAGCAAGGGTCTACCCCTGAAGGAAAAGCTGTATATAGGTTTATGACTGAACAACCCAATGCTTTGATTAGAATCATGCAGTTAATGTTCAATTTAATTACGACAGGGGATCTCAGTACTTGGACCTTTTCAAGGTCTTTGCTAGGGATGATTCTTCTATTTAACAATGAATTTCAGAACATCCAACAACAGCTTATTAACCAGCAGGTTGATGAAAAGAAAGCCAAGTATCAATCTCTTATTCAAGACCTTCTTAAAGGGACCGATGGAACCCTCTCAGCAGTTAGCAAAGATGCCTTTACAAGAAATCTCCATTTCTTTGCCCACTCAATTCGTTCAAATTC
- a CDS encoding SRP54. signal recognition 54. GTpase.: TPLYPKEESYFKVFLMVLADLGGQLASAIRKFQSSTIADEAAIDLCLKEIATALLKADVNVKLVAQLRNNIKKAVEQEDSVGGSNRRRQIQSAVVEELVNILTPSRTPYVPQRDKSNVIVFVGLQGSGKTTTCTKFANYYQRRGWKTALVCADTFRAGAFDQLKQNATKVKIPFYGSYTETDPVKIARDGVREFRKEGYDLIIVDTSGRHKQESSLFVEMEQVVMETNPDDVVFVMDSHIGQACYDQAMAFCNAVDVGSVIITKLDGHAKGGGALSAVAATGAPIIFIGTGEHFDEFEPFETKGFVSRLLGLGDISGLMAKINEVVPLDRQPDMVNRLVQGIFTLRDMYEQFQNMLNMGSPSALLSMIPGMGPNILAKEDEQAGIERLKKFMVIMDSMTESELDNEKTINASRVERISRGSGTSNQDVQELLSQHKMFSKMVGQIGKLGLGKKGGLDMSSIMKNPTQLIQKMQKAIDPRIFKHMGGAQNMMNMMREMDKFQGSPDFQKMFGGMGF, encoded by the coding sequence ACACCGCTCTATCCTAAAGAAGAATCATATTTTAAAGTATTCCTAATGGTTTTGGCAGATTTGGGAGGTCAACTCGCCTCGGCTATTCGGAAGTTCCAATCCAGCACTATTGCCGATGAAGCTGCTATAGACCTGTGCTTGAAGGAAATTGCAACGGCTCTTCTCAAGGCAGATGTTAATGTTAAGTTGGTTGCTCAACTTAGAAACAATATTAAGAAAGCTGTGGAACAGGAAGATTCAGTAGGAGGCTCAAATAGACGCCGACAGATTCAAAGTGCCGTTGTGGAGGAATTAGTTAATATACTGACTCCCAGTAGAACTCCCTATGTTCCTCAGAGAGATAAGTCCAATGTTATAGTCTTTGTTGGTCTTCAGGGTTCAGGAAAGACAACAACCTGTACAAAGTTTGCCAACTATTACCAAAGGAGAGGTTGGAAAACTGCTCTAGTTTGTGCTGATACCTTCAGAGCTGGTGCTTTTGATCAGCTTAAACAAAACGCCACAAAAGTTAAGATTCCATTCTATGGAAGTTATACAGAGACTGATCCTGTCAAGATTGCTCGTGATGGTGTTAGGGAATTCAGAAAAGAAGGTTATGACTTAATTATCGTAGATACTTCTGGTCGTCACAAACAGGAATCGTCTTTATTTGTGGAAATGGAACAAGTTGTGATGGAAACTAATCCTGACGATGTTGTTTTTGTTATGGATAGTCATATTGGACAAGCTTGTTACGATCAAGCTATGGCATTCTGCAATGCAGTTGATGTTGGAAGTGTAATTATTACCAAATTAGATGGACATGCCAAGGGAGGAGGAGCACTTTCAGCTGTTGCTGCAACTGGAGCTCCAATCATCTTTATTGGAACTGGAGAGCATTTTGATGAGTTTGAACCTTTTGAAACCAAAGGATTCGTTTCCAGATTACTTGGACTTGGAGATATTAGTGGTTTAATGGCTAAGATTAACGAAGTTGTTCCCTTAGATAGACAGCCAGATATGGTTAATAGGCTTGTTCAAGGTATATTTACTTTGAGAGATATGTACGAACAGTTCCAGAATATGTTGAATATGGGTTCTCCAAGTGCTCTTTTGTCTATGATTCCTGGAATGGGTCCAAATATCCTTGCAAAAGAAGATGAACAGGCGGGTATAGAAAGGCTTAAGAAATTCATGGTCATTATGGATTCTATGACAGAAAGTGAATTAGATAATGAAAAGACGATTAATGCTTCCAGAGTAGAGCGTATTTCCAGGGGAAGTGGAACTTCTAATCAAGATGTTCAAGAACTTCTTTCTCAGCATAAAATGTTCTCCAAGATGGTTGGACAGATTGGTAAGCTTGGTTTAGGAAAGAAAGGAGGATTGGATATGTCATCTATTATGAAGAATCCTACTCAACTCATACAAAAGATGCAAAAGGCTATTGACCCCAGAATATTTAAACATATGGGAGGAGCTCAAAATATGATGAATATGATGAGGGAAATGGATAAGTTCCAGGGTTCTCCAGATTTTCAGAAGATGTTTGGAGGTATGGGATTTTAG
- a CDS encoding STOP repeat protein involved in microtubule stabilization (possible variant metal binding site at N-terminus) → KINFNYLINFYLQKSEHLLSRGRKVGRCPDEHCRSKSPSGQPGKSVEELCTCGKHICPAPLHDSISFQAESSYNTEFKQWELPTFPKPVPEELPKSIPFDSDSSYHMDYRKWDLPKKIVRPPEQFSESPENRDFMTSYQSNFKQWELPKFKKPQPPPEVVSSPYGNINSVYRENYQQWDLPKKIVNPSEIYSPSKEDRNFETVYRNSYQGVQPPVCPVSLLPPIPHPPPGRHTMFWDSVSKNWY, encoded by the coding sequence aaaataaattttaactatttaataaacttttATTTGCAGAAATCAGAACATCTTTTATCAAGAGGAAGAAAAGTTGGAAGATGCCCGGATGAACATTGTAGATCAAAATCTCCAAGCGGTCAGCCAGGAAAATCAGTTGAAGAATTATGTACATGCGGAAAACATATTTGCCCAGCTCCATTACatgattcaatttcttttcagGCTGAGAGCTCCTATAACACAGAATTTAAGCAGTGGGAACTACCAACTTTCCCAAAGCCAGTTCCAGAAGAGTTGCCAAAATCTATCCCTTTTGACTCTGATTCTAGTTACCATATGGACTATCGAAAGTGGGACTTACCAAAAAAGATTGTCAGACCACCAGAGCAATTCTCTGAATCACCTGAAAATCGTGACTTCATGACAAGTTACCAAAGTAACTTTAAGCAATGGGAACTTCCAAAATTCAAGAAACCTCAGCCACCTCCAGAAGTCGTTTCTTCTCCTTATGGCAACATCAATTCAGTCTACAGAGAAAATTATCAGCAATGGGATCTCCCTAAAAAGATTGTTAACCCCTCTGAAATTTACAGTCCATCTAAGGAGGATCGAAATTTTGAGACAGTCTACAGGAACTCCTATCAAGGCGTACAACCTCCCGTCTGCCCTGTTAGTCTTCTTCCCCCTATTCCTCATCCTCCTCCTGGCAGACATACTATGTTTTGGGATTCAGTCTCTAAAAATTGGTACTAG
- a CDS encoding protein with signal peptide and 6 transmembrane domains (no close homologs), with protein MLAILKGASCKKVIFSCFLLVIFLANISQILAEDQGTTSTQNSSQNESSNKKNFLFLSLNKYVWVHDACSWFHALMCITCYGVITFKVYSDRSALGISMQTLCALCFSEFCGALLNVWFSLYTGITLDWSFQIDIISTFLSVLCLYTVWKKFSNSIEDQYDTFGLNILVRILSIMGSKSVDKDAMRNGERAGKIKPTGITGLISGSLYWLVLYILAIPLSFIFLMFRTRRRLGLITSLLAYDDAVRALALVPQLYMFHIKSPRKVSEHLALFVVFEFILKVLALFYWISMPLFRMPHESRNYNIAVQIFNIGILLDFAYHYFRAKFNGEKTIQYASDLIIPFSL; from the coding sequence atgttGGCTATATTAAAAGGTGCTTCTTGCAAAAAGGTGATTTTTTCATGTTTTTTACTGGTTATTTTCCTTGCAAACATCTCCCAGATCTTAGCAGAAGACCAAGGAACCACCAGCACTCAAAATTCCTCACAAAATGAAAGCTCTAATAAAAAGAACTTTTTGTTTCTATCTTTGAACAAATATGTCTGGGTTCACGATGCTTGTAGTTGGTTCCATGCTTTAATGTGCATTACCTGTTATGGAGTGATCACTTTCAAGGTATACAGTGATAGAAGTGCGTTAGGAATTTCCATGCAAACATTATGTGCATTATGTTTTTCTGAGTTCTGTGGCGCTCTTCTCAATGTTTGGTTTTCTTTATATACTGGAATTACTTTGGATTGGTCATTCCAAATTGATATAATTTCTACATTTTTATCGGTTTTATGCTTATATACTGTTTGGAaaaaattctcaaattctATTGAAGATCAATATGATACTTTTGGACTAAATATTCTAGTGAGGATACTTTCTATCATGGGTTCTAAATCTGTAGATAAGGATGCGATGCGAAATGGTGAAAGGGCTGGAAAAATCAAGCCTACTGGTATTACAGGATTAATTTCTGGATCTTTATACTGGCTTGTACTTTACATTTTAGCCATTCCACTctctttcattttcttaATGTTTAGGACCAGAAGAAGGCTCGGTTTAATTACTTCCCTCCTAGCTTATGATGACGCAGTTAGAGCATTAGCTCTTGTTCCTCAATTATATATGTTCCATATTAAAAGTCCAAGAAAAGTTTCTGAGCATTTAGCCTTATTTGTGGTATTTGAATTCATACTAAAGGTTCTGGCACTATTTTACTGGATTTCAATGCCTTTATTTAGAATGCCTCATGAGTCCAGGAATTATAATATAGCTGTccaaatctttaatatagGTATTCTCTTAGATTTTGCTTACCACTACTTTAGAGCCAAATTTAATGGAGAGAAGACAATTCAATATGCTTCTGACTTAATTATCCCATTCTCACTTTGA